A segment of the Nostoc sp. TCL26-01 genome:
CAAGAACGTTACCCCATTAACGATTTCTATAATATGCCTTTGCACCTGGAGCGCAATGCTGATGGTTCAGAACTGCGGATTGCGGTAGACTATCCCGGACGCAAGGTATACGCTAGGGTGTGGCGTGTACAGGTGGGAACAGTACCCCTGTATATGCTAGATACAAATATTGAACCCAACAACCCCTACGATCACGATATTACAGACCAACTCTATGGTGGTGATATCGATATGCGTATCCACCAAGAGATTATGCTGGGTATTGGTGGTGTACAATTGTTGAAAGCCTTGGGTTATACAGTCACGGCTTATCACATGAATGAAGGTCATGCTGCCTTCTCGGCTTTAGAACGTATCCGCCTGTTGATTCAAGAACAGGGGTTGAGTTATGCAGAAGCTAAACAGCTAGTCAGTTCCAGCAATATCTTTACCACTCACACCCCAGTACCCGCAGGTATTGACTTATTCCCCCCTGAAAAAATTCTGCATTATCTGGGATATTATGCAGATATCTTTGGCTTACCCAAAGAGCAATTTTTGGGACTGGGGCGAGAAAATACGGGAGATTTGTCTGGGCCTTTCAGTATGGCGGTGCTAGCTTTGAAGATGGCAACATTTTCTAATGGAGTAGCCCAACTGCATGGTGTGGTATCACGACAAATGTTCCAAGGGTTATGGAAGAAAGTTCCCGTAGAAGAAGTACCCATCGCCGCAATTACTAACGGTGTTCACGCCCGGAGTTGCGTTGCCAAATCCACCCAGGAGTTATACGATCGCTATCTAGGGCCAAATTGGTCATCAGTCCCACCAGATAACCAATTGTGGGAACGCATGGATGCAATCCCCGATGAAGAATTATGGCGCAATCATGAACGCTGTCGCCTGGACATGGTATTGTATGTCCGTGATCATTTAGTCAAACATTTGCGCGATCGCGGTGCTTCAAGTTCAGAAATTGCCCAAGCGCAAGAAGTTCTCGACCCCAATGTCTTGACCATTGGCTTTGCTCGTCGTTTTGCTACCTACAAACGTGCTACCCTGTGGATGCGGGACATTGAACGCATCAAGCGTATTTTACTAGGTGACAAAGACCGCAAGGTACAATTTGTTATCGCTGGGAAAGCCCACCCCAAAGACATTCCCGGTAAAGAACTGATCCGCGATATTAACCACTTTATCCGCGAACAACACTTAGAAAAACAGATAGTGTTTGTTCCTAACTACGACATTCATATTTCCCGCCTCATGGTTGCAGGTTGTGATATCTGGTTAAACACACCCCGTCGTCCCAGAGAAGCCTCCGGTACTAGTGGGATGAAAGCATCCATGAATGGACTACCTAACCTCAGTGTCTTAGATGGTTGGTGGGATGAAGCTGATTATGTCCGCACAGGCTGGGCGATAGGACATGGAGAAAATTACGAAGATCCCAATTACCAGGATGAAGTAGAAGCCAATGCTCTCTACGATTTATTGGAAAAAGAAGTCGTACCCTTATTCTATGACCACCGCGATGTCGATGGTTTACCACGTCCTTGGGTTGCCAAAATGAAGGACGCAATTCGGCTGAATTGTCCATTCTTCAATACCGCGCGAATGGTGCGAGAATATGCACTCAGGGCTTACTTCCCAGCCAGCGATCGCTATCATACCCTGATCTCTGATAACTTTGCCCCAGCGAAAGAATTAGCAACTTGGAAAGCAAAACTGAGTGACCACTGGTTTAATATCAAAATCAAAGATATTGACGTATCCGTAGGCGCAGATATTGAAGTTAATCAAACTGTTGCCGTTAAAGCTAAGGTAGACTTAGCAACTTTAAATAACGATGATGTGCAAGTGGAACTATATCAAGGTTCCATCGATGCTAATGGCGATATTGTCAACGCTATCCCCGTAGTCATGGACTATCAAGGACAAGATACGGAAGGATTGAGTGTTTACACCGCCAATATCATCTACAGCACCTCTGGTTTGCAAGGCTTGTCTTTGCGCGTGTTACCAAAACACCCACATCTATCTAGTCCTTATGAACCTCGCTTGATTGCTTGGGCGGAGGAGTAGAGAGTGAGGGAGTGATGAGTGCTGTTAGCGGTAGCGGGGCGTTTAGCCCGTGATGAGTGCTGAGTTAGGAGTTAAAAGAACTTACACAAGGAGGCGGGCTTCTATTTAGTATATAAATACTGAGTAGAAATCAACTCACTACTCACTACTCACTCACTACTCAGCACTCACTACTCACTACTCACTCACTACTCACTACTCACTACTCATCACTCAGCACTCAGCCCTGCTTTAGGAATAACAATATAACCCGTAGTGCGATCGCCTAATACAAGATTACGCTGTTCTCCCCAATACCACCAGTGTGCAGCTACATAAGCACAAATTAAACTATCCAGTTTATCTTCAGTTGCTTTCAATTCTGTACCTGTGTGGGGAATTTCAA
Coding sequences within it:
- the glgP gene encoding alpha-glucan family phosphorylase, coding for MQPIRTFNVSPSLPPRLEPLRRLAYNLHWDWNVETKDLFRRLDPDLWESVHHNPVLMLGTISQGRLIEVVEDEGFLAQMDRANRQLEDYLQERTWYQKQRSQKPKECYAYFSAEFGLVDCLPIYSGGLGVLAGDHLKSASDLGLPLVGIGLLYQQGYFAQYLNADGWQQERYPINDFYNMPLHLERNADGSELRIAVDYPGRKVYARVWRVQVGTVPLYMLDTNIEPNNPYDHDITDQLYGGDIDMRIHQEIMLGIGGVQLLKALGYTVTAYHMNEGHAAFSALERIRLLIQEQGLSYAEAKQLVSSSNIFTTHTPVPAGIDLFPPEKILHYLGYYADIFGLPKEQFLGLGRENTGDLSGPFSMAVLALKMATFSNGVAQLHGVVSRQMFQGLWKKVPVEEVPIAAITNGVHARSCVAKSTQELYDRYLGPNWSSVPPDNQLWERMDAIPDEELWRNHERCRLDMVLYVRDHLVKHLRDRGASSSEIAQAQEVLDPNVLTIGFARRFATYKRATLWMRDIERIKRILLGDKDRKVQFVIAGKAHPKDIPGKELIRDINHFIREQHLEKQIVFVPNYDIHISRLMVAGCDIWLNTPRRPREASGTSGMKASMNGLPNLSVLDGWWDEADYVRTGWAIGHGENYEDPNYQDEVEANALYDLLEKEVVPLFYDHRDVDGLPRPWVAKMKDAIRLNCPFFNTARMVREYALRAYFPASDRYHTLISDNFAPAKELATWKAKLSDHWFNIKIKDIDVSVGADIEVNQTVAVKAKVDLATLNNDDVQVELYQGSIDANGDIVNAIPVVMDYQGQDTEGLSVYTANIIYSTSGLQGLSLRVLPKHPHLSSPYEPRLIAWAEE